The following coding sequences lie in one Sedimentibacter sp. MB35-C1 genomic window:
- a CDS encoding V-type ATPase subunit: MNPNMAYYALETKIATKKGRILQKAEWNKFLDCSDVGQFAELLKNNVEFAKAFDGMLYEKLKREDLETALLKFKTLQIENLLHYLSGPYKEFIKTILMESDIRDLNLILRKITKNESLDGIEERFVHSKNYTNLAYGDLLSAGSVEQLIEKLKGTPYYNGLSNLSKEDAMKREFHIEMKMYVALYKSIFEKAEKLSKEDQKAVKELVGFRIDLLNIQWIYRAKKYYEISPEEMFIYSLEGGLSMGYNRIKKLCYATMDEFINLSKQYLKNDFFKDANNTDINIVIDSYMLNYMKKNTFNNIGTVVSFIYFLDIIIDDLMSITEGIEYKVPREKIQEYLVQKI, translated from the coding sequence ATGAACCCTAACATGGCATATTATGCTTTGGAAACAAAAATTGCAACAAAAAAAGGGCGTATTTTACAGAAAGCTGAATGGAATAAGTTTTTAGACTGTTCTGATGTTGGACAGTTTGCCGAACTGCTAAAAAACAATGTAGAATTCGCTAAGGCATTTGACGGAATGCTTTATGAAAAGCTCAAAAGGGAAGATTTAGAAACAGCATTGCTAAAATTTAAAACACTTCAGATAGAGAACCTTCTGCATTATCTTTCCGGACCATATAAGGAATTTATAAAAACAATCTTGATGGAGTCAGATATTCGAGATTTAAATCTTATACTGCGAAAAATCACAAAAAATGAAAGCCTGGATGGAATAGAAGAAAGGTTTGTTCATTCTAAAAATTACACAAATTTAGCTTATGGCGACTTGCTGTCAGCAGGCAGTGTGGAACAGTTAATAGAAAAATTAAAGGGTACTCCTTATTATAACGGTCTTAGCAATCTTTCGAAGGAAGATGCAATGAAGCGTGAATTTCATATTGAAATGAAAATGTATGTGGCATTATATAAGAGTATTTTTGAAAAGGCCGAAAAACTAAGCAAGGAAGATCAAAAGGCTGTTAAAGAATTAGTAGGCTTTAGGATTGACCTTTTAAATATTCAATGGATATACAGAGCTAAAAAGTATTATGAAATATCACCTGAAGAAATGTTTATTTATAGCCTTGAAGGAGGTTTGTCTATGGGATATAACAGGATTAAAAAGCTTTGCTATGCAACCATGGACGAATTTATTAATCTTTCAAAACAATACTTGAAAAATGATTTTTTCAAAGACGCAAATAATACAGATATTAACATCGTAATTGATTCCTATATGTTAAATTACATGAAAAAAAATACTTTCAATAATATTGGAACCGTAGTGTCATTTATTTATTTTTTAGATATCATTATCGATGATTTAATGTCTATAACAGAAGGAATCGAATATAAGGTTCCTAGGGAAAAAATACAAGAGTATTTAGTACAGAAGATATAG
- a CDS encoding YitT family protein → MIDKNLVKQVLLIAVGSFIVAMGVYYFLVPENLATGGISGLAIVLNNYLPIPISLTNFVLNILLLIVGFIFIGKDFGGRTILSVVFLSFFMSLMEFFHPASKPVTDEVLLNLICGIIISAMGLSIVFNQNASTGGTDILAKVFNKYFHLDMGKGLMAADIVVVILSFFTYGIQTGIVGAFGWFLNGIIVNYFIDGFTVKNEVVIITKHTKVVKDYIFQKLDRGVTVYKAEGGYTNEERDIIVTILERKEYFTLKNELKKIDPESFVTVRAVQEVYGFGFSKF, encoded by the coding sequence ATGATTGATAAAAACTTAGTTAAGCAGGTATTACTTATTGCCGTCGGTTCCTTTATAGTAGCAATGGGTGTATATTACTTTTTGGTTCCTGAAAACCTGGCTACAGGCGGAATATCGGGGCTCGCAATAGTTTTGAATAATTATTTGCCCATACCCATATCATTAACAAACTTTGTATTGAATATTCTTCTTTTAATTGTAGGCTTTATCTTTATCGGAAAAGATTTTGGAGGAAGAACTATTCTCTCCGTTGTTTTTCTTTCGTTTTTTATGTCACTAATGGAATTTTTTCATCCTGCTTCAAAGCCTGTAACTGATGAAGTACTTTTAAATTTAATTTGCGGCATAATTATTTCCGCAATGGGACTGTCGATTGTTTTCAACCAAAACGCATCAACAGGCGGAACAGACATATTGGCAAAAGTGTTTAATAAGTATTTTCATTTAGATATGGGTAAAGGATTAATGGCAGCAGACATTGTAGTAGTTATTCTTTCTTTTTTTACATACGGCATACAAACCGGAATTGTCGGTGCATTTGGGTGGTTCCTGAACGGAATTATCGTTAACTACTTTATTGATGGATTCACTGTCAAAAACGAGGTGGTCATAATTACAAAACACACCAAAGTTGTAAAGGACTATATCTTCCAAAAGCTTGACAGAGGTGTGACTGTTTACAAGGCAGAAGGCGGGTATACAAATGAAGAAAGGGATATAATAGTTACTATATTGGAAAGGAAAGAATACTTCACACTGAAAAATGAGCTGAAAAAAATTGATCCCGAATCATTTGTAACCGTCAGAGCCGTTCAGGAGGTATACGGGTTTGGATTTTCTAAATTCTGA
- the clpB gene encoding ATP-dependent chaperone ClpB, with protein MNAQRFTQKSLEAIQVSQNIAIEHMNVQIEQEHLLFALIDQEGGLIVQLLTRMNVDPASIKSKIKTLIENMPGVSGPGRESDKIYVSQDVDRILVESEKQAERMKDEYVSVEHIMLSLLNFPKASLKRVYDEFGITADKFLNALSTIRGNTRVTSDSPESTYDVLTKYGSDLVELAKNNKLDPVIGRDSEIRNVIRILSRKTKNNPVLIGEPGVGKTAIAEGLAIRIVRGDVPNNLKERKIFSLDMSSLVAGAKFRGEFEERLKAVLEEVKKSEGKIILFIDELHTIVGAGKTDGAMDAGNMLKPMLARGELHCIGATTLNEYRQYIEKDAALERRFQPVMVDEPTVEDTISILRGLKERYEVFHGVKIQDQALIASAVLSNRYISDRFLPDKAIDLIDEACALIRTEIDSMPTELDEISRKIMQHEIEEAALKKEDDQLSSEHLKEIQKELADMRSEFKEMKAKWENEKSSISKVQSLREQLESLNAEIERAERNYDLNKAAELKYGKLPELKKALEKEEHIAEKSQGPNTLLRVKVTEEEIARIVARWTGIPVSKLMEGEREKLLKLEDILHERVIGQNEAVEKVSEAILRSRAGIQDPDRPIGSFMFLGPTGVGKTELAKALAEALFDDEHNIIRIDMSEYMEKFSVSRLIGAPPGYVGYEEGGQLTEAVRRKPYSVILFDEVEKAHSDVFNILLQVLDDGRITDSQGRTVDFKNTIIIMTSNLGSEYILDGFTDVGEISEEAKKKVHDLLKHHFRPEFLNRLDEIVFYKPLKKDEISSIVDLMIKDLQSRLKDKHITVVLTEQAKLAIVDQGYNPIYGARPLKRFIQKNIETLIARMIIAGKAEYDSTVKIDYDNTGFKIAN; from the coding sequence ATGAATGCACAAAGATTTACTCAAAAATCACTGGAAGCAATTCAAGTTTCCCAGAATATCGCTATTGAGCACATGAACGTGCAAATTGAACAGGAGCATTTATTGTTTGCTCTTATTGATCAAGAGGGAGGCTTAATAGTTCAGCTATTGACTAGAATGAATGTTGACCCCGCTTCTATAAAATCAAAAATTAAAACACTGATTGAAAACATGCCGGGAGTTTCAGGCCCCGGACGCGAAAGCGATAAAATCTACGTTTCACAGGACGTGGACAGAATACTTGTAGAATCAGAAAAGCAGGCAGAACGTATGAAAGATGAATATGTTTCTGTTGAGCATATAATGCTTTCACTTCTTAATTTTCCAAAAGCAAGTTTAAAAAGAGTTTACGACGAATTCGGCATAACTGCCGATAAGTTTCTTAACGCACTGTCAACAATAAGAGGCAACACTCGAGTTACAAGTGATAGCCCTGAGTCAACCTATGACGTTCTGACTAAGTATGGCTCAGACTTGGTTGAACTGGCAAAAAATAATAAACTGGATCCGGTTATAGGAAGAGATTCAGAAATAAGAAATGTTATAAGAATACTTTCCAGAAAAACAAAGAACAACCCTGTTCTCATAGGTGAACCTGGCGTCGGAAAGACGGCTATTGCAGAAGGTCTTGCTATACGTATAGTTCGCGGTGATGTACCTAATAATTTAAAAGAGCGAAAAATATTCTCTCTCGATATGAGTTCTCTTGTTGCAGGTGCTAAATTTAGAGGTGAATTTGAAGAAAGGCTTAAGGCTGTTCTCGAAGAGGTTAAGAAAAGCGAAGGAAAAATCATACTGTTTATTGATGAGCTTCATACAATTGTAGGAGCCGGAAAGACAGATGGTGCAATGGATGCAGGAAATATGCTAAAACCAATGCTTGCCAGAGGGGAACTACACTGCATAGGAGCTACCACATTAAACGAATACCGTCAATATATAGAAAAAGATGCTGCCCTTGAAAGAAGATTCCAACCAGTTATGGTAGATGAACCTACAGTTGAGGATACCATATCAATTTTAAGAGGTTTAAAAGAGAGATATGAGGTTTTCCACGGTGTTAAAATACAGGATCAGGCACTTATAGCGTCTGCTGTTCTTTCCAACCGTTATATATCTGATAGATTCCTCCCCGATAAGGCAATTGATTTAATCGATGAAGCCTGCGCATTAATACGTACGGAAATAGATTCTATGCCTACTGAGCTGGATGAAATATCCCGAAAAATAATGCAGCATGAAATTGAAGAAGCTGCTCTTAAAAAGGAAGATGATCAGTTATCCTCAGAACATCTTAAAGAAATCCAGAAGGAACTGGCCGACATGAGGTCCGAATTTAAGGAAATGAAAGCCAAATGGGAAAATGAAAAAAGCTCCATTTCTAAAGTACAATCACTTAGAGAACAGCTGGAAAGCCTTAATGCTGAAATTGAAAGAGCTGAAAGGAACTATGACTTAAATAAAGCAGCAGAATTAAAATACGGAAAACTTCCCGAACTTAAAAAAGCCTTGGAAAAAGAAGAGCATATTGCAGAGAAAAGTCAGGGACCTAACACGCTGCTCAGAGTTAAGGTCACCGAAGAAGAAATAGCAAGAATAGTTGCCAGATGGACAGGTATACCTGTTTCTAAGTTAATGGAAGGTGAAAGAGAAAAGCTTTTGAAGCTTGAGGATATACTTCACGAGAGAGTAATCGGTCAAAATGAGGCCGTAGAAAAAGTGTCTGAAGCAATTTTAAGATCCAGAGCCGGAATACAGGACCCTGACAGACCAATAGGCTCATTTATGTTCCTTGGACCAACGGGAGTTGGGAAAACTGAACTTGCAAAAGCGCTGGCAGAAGCTTTATTTGATGACGAACACAATATAATCAGAATTGATATGAGCGAATATATGGAAAAATTCTCAGTATCCAGATTAATAGGAGCTCCTCCAGGATATGTTGGATATGAAGAAGGTGGACAGTTAACAGAAGCTGTAAGAAGAAAGCCATATTCGGTAATATTGTTTGATGAAGTTGAAAAAGCGCACTCCGATGTATTCAATATTTTACTTCAAGTACTTGACGACGGGCGCATTACAGATTCACAAGGAAGAACCGTTGACTTTAAAAACACAATCATAATAATGACTTCCAACCTTGGTTCTGAATATATTTTGGACGGATTTACCGATGTAGGAGAAATATCTGAAGAGGCAAAGAAAAAAGTACATGATCTCCTTAAACACCACTTTAGGCCAGAATTTTTAAATAGGCTTGATGAAATTGTATTTTATAAGCCTCTTAAAAAAGATGAGATTTCTTCCATCGTTGATTTGATGATTAAAGATCTTCAAAGCCGATTAAAAGATAAGCACATAACAGTGGTTTTAACCGAACAGGCAAAATTAGCAATAGTAGATCAAGGTTATAACCCGATTTACGGAGCTCGTCCATTAAAGCGTTTTATTCAGAAAAATATTGAAACATTAATTGCAAGGATGATTATTGCAGGCAAAGCAGAGTATGACAGCACAGTAAAAATTGATTACGACAATACTGGATTTAAAATCGCAAATTAA
- a CDS encoding sodium-dependent transporter yields the protein MEKQTNNRGQWASNIGFLMAAVGSAVGLGNIWGFPYKMGANGGFAFLIVYMVLVAFAGVAIMLGELALGRKTGLGVIGAYQALYKKFAWVGWLGFLSGFLILSFYSVLGGYTLRYAFGFIMEIFSEGAGFGGMGSGEFFGAFTSSGGISMLFHGIFMAITVSIVMGGIESGIEKFTKIAMPALLVMLVIVIIRSLTLEGASTGVAFMFAPNWSAFSEIGFMRVLKTAAGQMFFSLSLGMGCMITYGSYLSKQENLEKNAIIVPVADSIFALMAGLAVMPAVGAFMSQGVEGISFGAGPGLLFVTLHQVFSVGMGGLIGNLFGFVFYFLVFIAAVTSAISLLEVCTAYFVDKQVSQGKGSGRKKLTVIVGAMIFVVGIPVCLDGLGAGVAGGAMIDIPAVMFGMDEVRMAFDCWLDFYDMIAEGVFMPLGAIMMSVMIGWVLGTDVIKEEVEATPNLLMKSYKFWDICFKFIVPIAITFVLIGQIDDFFGIGIF from the coding sequence ATGGAAAAACAAACAAACAACAGAGGCCAGTGGGCAAGTAATATAGGATTTTTAATGGCAGCTGTCGGTTCAGCAGTAGGCCTGGGGAACATATGGGGATTCCCGTACAAAATGGGAGCAAATGGAGGTTTTGCTTTCTTAATTGTTTATATGGTGCTTGTAGCATTTGCTGGTGTTGCAATTATGCTTGGTGAGCTTGCATTAGGTAGAAAAACTGGCTTAGGTGTTATCGGAGCATATCAGGCTCTGTATAAAAAGTTTGCGTGGGTAGGTTGGCTTGGATTTTTATCAGGATTTTTAATTTTATCATTTTACAGTGTTCTAGGCGGCTACACACTTCGTTACGCATTTGGATTTATTATGGAAATTTTCAGCGAAGGTGCAGGCTTTGGCGGCATGGGAAGCGGTGAATTTTTTGGAGCTTTTACTTCTAGCGGTGGGATCAGCATGCTGTTCCACGGTATTTTCATGGCCATTACCGTATCAATAGTTATGGGTGGAATTGAAAGTGGAATTGAAAAATTTACTAAGATAGCAATGCCGGCTTTGCTTGTTATGCTTGTAATAGTAATAATAAGAAGCCTTACACTTGAAGGTGCTTCCACAGGCGTTGCATTTATGTTCGCACCGAACTGGTCAGCTTTTTCTGAGATAGGTTTCATGAGGGTTCTTAAAACAGCGGCTGGTCAGATGTTCTTCTCGTTATCGCTTGGTATGGGTTGTATGATTACTTACGGATCTTATCTAAGCAAGCAGGAAAACCTGGAGAAAAACGCCATTATCGTTCCTGTTGCAGATTCAATCTTCGCTTTGATGGCAGGTCTTGCGGTTATGCCTGCTGTTGGTGCATTTATGTCACAAGGTGTTGAAGGTATCTCATTCGGAGCAGGCCCTGGACTTCTGTTCGTTACTCTTCATCAGGTATTTAGCGTAGGAATGGGAGGATTAATAGGAAATCTGTTTGGATTTGTATTCTATTTCCTTGTATTTATTGCAGCTGTTACGTCAGCTATTTCACTTCTGGAAGTTTGTACTGCGTATTTTGTTGACAAACAAGTTTCTCAGGGAAAAGGCTCAGGACGTAAAAAATTAACAGTAATAGTTGGCGCTATGATATTTGTTGTTGGTATCCCTGTATGTCTTGACGGTCTTGGTGCAGGTGTAGCAGGAGGAGCAATGATTGACATCCCTGCTGTTATGTTTGGTATGGATGAGGTTCGAATGGCATTTGACTGCTGGCTTGACTTCTATGATATGATTGCAGAAGGCGTATTCATGCCTCTTGGAGCTATTATGATGTCTGTAATGATAGGATGGGTACTGGGTACAGATGTTATTAAGGAAGAAGTTGAAGCAACTCCTAATCTTCTTATGAAATCTTATAAATTCTGGGATATTTGCTTTAAGTTCATCGTTCCTATAGCAATTACATTCGTATTAATAGGACAAATAGATGACTTCTTTGGAATTGGAATTTTCTAA
- a CDS encoding uracil-xanthine permease family protein, whose translation MSTKNEVFGYLPDERPPIIGLIFFALQQIVVMFPATVLVALITGFHVSTTIFASGLATLGFILVTGKQIPLYYGSSFSYIAAIASIMSAEAFTGYSLNDKISIAQFGIIMSGFVSIIAGFIIKRSGKETIDKVLPATVTGSIAIIIGLSLAANAMTNAAAIPAGTAETQMLTAGGLSWIIAIITLMSTILFSVYLKGSLSQLPILFGLLTGYIAALIIGGVTGIPFVSFNTIESASILNLPIFTFPKPSLTAVVAIMPIAIATIPESTAHVYQLDIYVNDLARKKGVNKKYDIENKLGLNLIGDGLGDIISGFIGGPAGTNYGENISAMAISKNFSVYVLMLASVFTMIISCFTPLINIIYSIPTCVIGGLSIYLFGVIAAQGITIMMDKKVDMFSARNLAVIAVILIVGLGGSFGFNGGMIPMFSIEIPAIATAAIVGILLNLVLSIGKNE comes from the coding sequence ATGTCTACAAAAAATGAAGTTTTTGGTTACTTGCCGGACGAGCGTCCACCGATTATAGGACTTATATTCTTTGCATTGCAGCAGATAGTTGTAATGTTCCCTGCGACAGTACTGGTTGCACTTATTACAGGATTTCATGTATCAACCACAATATTTGCCAGCGGATTGGCAACATTGGGATTCATATTAGTAACGGGAAAGCAGATTCCGCTTTATTACGGTTCAAGTTTTTCATACATTGCTGCCATTGCTTCAATAATGAGCGCCGAAGCATTCACAGGGTATTCTCTCAATGATAAAATTTCAATAGCTCAATTCGGTATAATAATGTCAGGCTTTGTTTCGATAATAGCTGGATTTATCATAAAACGTTCAGGGAAGGAAACCATAGATAAGGTTCTTCCTGCTACAGTAACAGGAAGTATAGCGATTATAATAGGATTATCTCTCGCAGCTAATGCAATGACTAATGCAGCAGCAATTCCTGCAGGTACTGCAGAGACTCAAATGCTGACGGCAGGCGGACTATCTTGGATTATTGCAATAATAACATTAATGTCTACAATTTTGTTCTCGGTATACTTAAAAGGCAGTTTGAGCCAGCTTCCAATCCTTTTCGGATTACTTACGGGATACATTGCTGCCTTGATAATCGGAGGAGTTACAGGAATTCCTTTTGTATCATTCAATACTATAGAATCTGCAAGCATACTTAACTTGCCGATTTTTACATTTCCAAAGCCTTCTTTGACGGCAGTTGTGGCAATAATGCCAATAGCGATCGCAACAATTCCCGAATCAACGGCTCACGTGTATCAGCTGGATATCTATGTAAATGATCTGGCGAGAAAAAAAGGTGTAAATAAAAAATATGACATAGAAAATAAACTGGGGCTTAATTTGATAGGTGATGGACTTGGAGATATTATATCCGGATTTATAGGAGGTCCTGCCGGAACAAATTACGGTGAAAACATAAGTGCAATGGCGATTTCAAAGAATTTTTCGGTTTATGTTCTCATGCTTGCATCGGTATTTACCATGATAATTTCGTGTTTTACACCTCTTATTAATATTATCTACTCAATACCAACCTGCGTTATAGGAGGACTATCGATTTATCTGTTCGGTGTTATAGCAGCACAGGGAATTACAATTATGATGGATAAGAAGGTTGACATGTTCAGTGCCAGAAATCTTGCTGTAATAGCGGTAATACTGATTGTTGGGCTTGGTGGCAGCTTTGGATTCAACGGAGGAATGATTCCGATGTTTTCAATTGAAATTCCGGCTATTGCAACAGCGGCAATTGTGGGTATACTGCTGAATCTTGTTCTCTCTATAGGTAAGAATGAATAA
- a CDS encoding DUF3841 domain-containing protein, with amino-acid sequence MENNSDKVTLWSRQHIKSLKELENNGVIRITHSHLEEKFDEIAGYIINLYKWFVSAAEERVTKPDDVEFPIWCSISEENMLRPVKDQIVYVLEVDRSDIIYFDGLKWDYVLNHHYIPKDQKDAEEYAKEMELKGFENSYSFINDRTAHFYPAEKKRVMDSWYRIFEIENWDIFRVQANIWEIRPEMIKEILYK; translated from the coding sequence ATGGAAAACAATTCTGATAAGGTTACGCTATGGAGCAGACAGCATATTAAAAGTTTGAAAGAATTAGAAAACAATGGAGTAATAAGAATTACGCACAGCCATCTGGAGGAGAAATTCGATGAAATTGCGGGTTATATTATTAATTTGTATAAATGGTTTGTGAGTGCTGCGGAGGAAAGGGTTACCAAACCAGATGACGTTGAGTTTCCAATATGGTGCTCGATAAGCGAGGAAAACATGCTTCGTCCCGTAAAGGACCAGATTGTTTATGTGCTTGAGGTCGACAGGTCTGATATAATATATTTTGACGGACTTAAATGGGACTATGTTTTGAATCACCATTACATACCAAAGGACCAAAAAGATGCCGAGGAATATGCTAAAGAAATGGAACTTAAAGGTTTTGAAAATTCATATTCATTTATAAATGATAGAACGGCGCACTTTTATCCGGCGGAAAAGAAAAGGGTAATGGACAGCTGGTACAGGATTTTTGAAATAGAGAATTGGGACATATTCAGGGTTCAGGCAAACATATGGGAAATAAGGCCTGAAATGATAAAGGAAATTCTGTATAAATAA
- a CDS encoding NAD(P)/FAD-dependent oxidoreductase, protein MSVNNILNNPTDEQRNEILYKSLERYGRTDDFKNIVELLSPPPDILEFAEPKSMNNISIGIIGGGLSGLSAAYELRKLGAGITIFDAEASRIGGRVYTYYFDNSKHYYGELGPMRIPVSHATTWHYINLFNLNTQSLTSLLPNNFIYADHIRMRRDRSGRNIEEFLYHKYDLNPEERCTPWNELHSYATDTMLYSLTPHERSEILKIQPSYSEKYAEITKLSNRQVFKRLKLSEGFVNLLTAVNPFEGATLNISHNKSMSGTYSQDFINVYRISDGMVNLPLSFIKSLLSVNPKEADLNPDMLGNVTIKPGYIVEGISQSSDDYVNIHYIDPMGRQLSKSFDFVICTLPYPILRELELNPYFSNQKMQAIRELNYIDAQKTICLFNKRFWEEDTPYGRVNGGISSTDLVIQSIVYPTDHVDCTNIHCSIHDPGVLTASYNIELDSTRLSNQNPHRRFELIVGDVEKVHGTPPGYINTLIDSSKTVHWNNEQWFRGAFAAGYPGQKVNFAYNMLLPEYNGKLFFAGDQISTKSGWMQGALQTGKWAANQVAMHAK, encoded by the coding sequence ATGTCTGTAAATAATATACTTAACAATCCTACTGATGAACAGCGCAATGAAATACTTTATAAATCGCTTGAAAGATATGGAAGAACTGACGATTTTAAAAATATAGTCGAATTACTCAGTCCTCCTCCGGATATACTTGAATTTGCCGAGCCAAAATCTATGAACAATATAAGCATAGGTATTATAGGAGGAGGCCTGTCCGGACTGTCAGCAGCATATGAACTAAGAAAACTTGGTGCGGGCATTACCATATTTGATGCTGAAGCTTCAAGAATAGGAGGCAGAGTTTACACATATTATTTCGACAACTCAAAGCATTATTACGGAGAACTCGGCCCTATGAGAATCCCTGTTTCTCACGCAACAACCTGGCACTATATAAACTTATTCAATTTAAATACCCAATCACTTACATCTCTGCTGCCAAACAATTTTATTTATGCAGATCATATTCGAATGAGACGTGACAGAAGCGGCAGAAATATAGAGGAGTTTTTATATCACAAATACGATCTTAACCCTGAAGAAAGATGCACTCCATGGAACGAATTACACAGCTATGCAACAGATACAATGCTTTACAGCCTTACACCACATGAAAGATCAGAAATATTAAAAATTCAGCCTTCTTACTCCGAAAAATATGCTGAAATAACCAAATTAAGCAACAGGCAGGTTTTTAAAAGGCTTAAACTCAGTGAAGGATTCGTAAATCTTTTGACAGCAGTGAACCCATTCGAAGGTGCTACTCTCAACATAAGTCACAACAAGAGCATGAGCGGTACATATTCACAGGATTTTATCAACGTTTACAGAATAAGTGACGGCATGGTTAATCTGCCTCTATCATTTATAAAATCTCTTTTAAGTGTTAATCCAAAAGAAGCGGATTTAAATCCCGACATGCTCGGCAATGTTACCATTAAACCGGGATATATTGTAGAAGGTATTTCTCAATCCTCCGACGATTACGTAAATATTCACTACATAGACCCTATGGGTAGACAATTATCAAAATCTTTTGACTTTGTTATATGCACTCTCCCCTATCCAATATTGAGGGAACTGGAATTAAATCCTTATTTCAGTAATCAAAAGATGCAGGCAATACGAGAACTTAATTACATTGATGCACAAAAAACCATTTGCCTTTTTAACAAACGCTTCTGGGAAGAAGACACGCCTTATGGCAGGGTTAACGGAGGTATTTCCTCTACAGATTTAGTAATTCAATCCATAGTGTATCCCACAGATCACGTGGACTGCACAAATATACACTGCAGCATTCATGATCCCGGTGTTTTAACTGCTTCCTACAACATTGAACTTGATTCTACCAGACTTAGTAATCAAAATCCTCACAGGCGCTTTGAATTAATTGTAGGAGATGTAGAAAAGGTGCACGGCACACCGCCAGGGTACATCAATACACTGATAGACAGCAGCAAGACTGTTCATTGGAATAATGAACAGTGGTTCAGAGGCGCATTTGCAGCCGGATATCCCGGTCAAAAGGTTAATTTCGCCTACAACATGCTGCTTCCGGAATATAACGGAAAACTGTTTTTCGCAGGTGATCAAATCTCAACAAAGTCAGGCTGGATGCAAGGCGCGCTTCAAACAGGTAAATGGGCTGCAAACCAGGTAGCTATGCATGCAAAATAA
- a CDS encoding FMN-binding protein, whose amino-acid sequence MKKGLIFAVVLVLLSCAILFVGNGMTGNTETAAGGEAILTGTAEGFGGEVSVTLTMNGDKIVDVAIAGDSETQGIGSNAIEQLPEKIVEANSAEVEAVSGATVTSNAIIEAVNNALASNTSAGGATLTGTAEGFGGEVSVTLTMDGDKIVDVAITGDSETQGIGSNAIEQLPEKIVEANSAEVEAVSGATVTSNAIIEAVNNALASK is encoded by the coding sequence ATGAAAAAAGGGTTAATTTTTGCAGTAGTGCTAGTATTATTGTCATGCGCAATATTATTTGTTGGAAATGGAATGACAGGGAACACAGAGACTGCTGCCGGAGGTGAAGCTATACTGACAGGAACAGCAGAGGGATTTGGCGGTGAAGTCAGCGTAACTTTAACAATGAACGGAGATAAAATTGTGGATGTGGCGATAGCAGGAGACAGCGAAACTCAGGGTATAGGTTCAAACGCAATTGAACAGCTTCCGGAAAAAATAGTTGAAGCAAACTCAGCGGAAGTTGAAGCAGTTTCTGGAGCTACGGTTACAAGCAATGCAATAATAGAGGCTGTAAACAATGCTTTAGCAAGTAACACTTCAGCTGGTGGAGCAACATTGACAGGAACAGCAGAAGGATTTGGCGGTGAAGTCAGCGTAACTTTAACAATGGATGGAGATAAAATTGTGGATGTTGCGATAACAGGAGACAGCGAAACTCAGGGTATAGGTTCAAACGCAATTGAACAGCTTCCGGAAAAAATAGTTGAAGCAAACTCAGCAGAAGTTGAAGCTGTTTCAGGAGCCACAGTTACAAGCAATGCAATAATAGAAGCAGTAAACAATGCTTTAGCGTCTAAATAA